A stretch of the Notamacropus eugenii isolate mMacEug1 chromosome 2, mMacEug1.pri_v2, whole genome shotgun sequence genome encodes the following:
- the DUSP14 gene encoding dual specificity protein phosphatase 14, with amino-acid sequence MSSRGHSTLPRTLMAPRMISEGELGGIAQITSSLYLGRGSVASNRHLLQARGITCIVNATIEIPNFNWPQFEYVKVPLADMPHAPIGLYFDTVADKIHSVSRKHGATLVHCAAGVSRSATLCLAYLMKYHNVCLLEAYNWVKARRPVIRPNVGFWRQLIDYERQLFGKSTVKMVQTPYGIVPDVYEKESRHLMPYWGI; translated from the coding sequence ATGAGCTCCAGAGGTCATAGCACACTACCACGAACTCTGATGGCCCCTCGAATGATTTCAGAGGGAGAACTCGGAGGCATCGCCCAGATCACTTCTTCTCTATACCTGGGCAGGGGCAGTGTTGCCTCCAACCGCCATCTCCTTCAGGCCCGAGGGATCACCTGCATTGTCAATGCCACCATCGAGATTCCCAATTTCAACTGGCCTCAGTTTGAATATGTCAAAGTGCCTCTGGCTGACATGCCCCATGCCCCCATTGGGCTGTACTTTGACACTGTGGCTGATAAGATCCACAGCGTGAGTCGCAAGCATGGGGCAACTCTAGTGCACTGTGCAGCTGGTGTGAGCCGTTCAGCCACCCTCTGCCTTGCTTACCTGATGAAGTACCACAATGTATGTCTGCTGGAGGCATACAACTGGGTGAAAGCCCGGAGGCCTGTAATTAGGCCCAATGTAGGTTTCTGGAGGCAGCTGATAGACTATGAACGGCAGCTCTTCGGGAAGTCAACAGTTAAAATGGTACAGACGCCTTATGGCATTGTCCCAGACGTTTATGAGAAAGAATCTCGACACCTGATGCCTTACTGGGGGATTTAA